A window of Methylocaldum szegediense genomic DNA:
CTTCTTGAACACACGTTCATAAAAACGCGGCCGCATGGTCCACTGTCTACCATAATCCGCGGCGCAGCCGTGTAGTTTCAGCAGGTCAATGAGCACTCCCCCGTGAACCAGCAGGTTGCGGTGCGGCTAGAAGCGAGTGAGGAAATCGACGTTGCTCTGCGGCCTTGTGTTTGTCGCTTGATCCACTGTTCAATTTCCTGGTGCGAAAAGCGCCGTGTCCCTCCGATCTCGAAGGCGGGAATATCCTTTGCCGCCACCAGACGATAGATCGTGCGTTTGCCTACCTTGAGGTCGGCCGCCACTTCGTCGAGGCTGAATATCTTCTCCGGTGTTGTCTTTCATCGCCCTCTCATCTGGCAACACGATAGGGCCTGTGATGATGGTACGCTTGGCAAAGATACGGCAAACTTGTGCACCTTTGATAGTCGATCGGTGGGAGGGAAATGCTAGACCCAGCTAGTCAGGCCGAACTAAAGGAGGCCATCATAGATTGCATCAGCACCGATCAAGGGGAGCTGGATGCCCTGCGGGAAGAGATCCGCCCGTTGAAAAGTGCTATGCGCCGAATCCAGCCGCGTACCGCGACGTCGATCTCGCTGGTCGGTACCGATGGCGGCAACAACCAGCTCCGATTTGATCCTTTTTTAATCCAGCTGGTTCGGGTCGTGGACAGTAGCAATAACGAATACTGTCTAGATGTGATTTCGCCGACGACACCCATCGCCAAACTTGATAGGCGCCAGTTCAACAATGATGGGAAGCCTTGCACGCTACTAGGCGAAATGATGGCGTACTTAGGCGTGATGTCCCTTCAAGACCTTTCCCCTGTCTTTCCGCGACCAGAAAAAAACAAGCCAGTGTCTCCTAGCTGGGTACAAGTCTATCGGGAGTTGGTGGAATGGGCCATTCTTTTTTCCATTCTGAAGAAAGATTTCGGAACGGACACATTGATCGTCTGTGATGGATTGTTGCGTACCAAAGTCTTTTCCGGGGACCTGTTCCAACGCCTACGCCAAGGCATGGAGGAGCGCATCGAAACACAATGGGCGAAGAATCGACGGCGTGTGTATCTCGCCGGTGTGGCCAAACACAGCAAGGTACTTTCGCGGTATCGCTTGGCCATGGCACTGGAGGGCGTTCTCCAAACCGACTACCCCGCTTATGTAGAAGTACCGCGAGATGTCGAGGAAAAGGCCTATATCTGGTCGGAATTCGCACGAGGCGATGACCGTGCTGGCGAGGGAGGGGAGATCAACAAGTTCGTCGGCGGCAAGATGTTCCTGGTGAAGTTCGGGGCACACCGCTGCGATCCGGTGTGGCCTGTAGATATTTTTGAACCCCAGAAAGATAAAGCGCAAGAAATTCTCGGATACATGCTTGCTGACGCGATCAACGGCTTCCCAGTGCCTTACTATCCTCGGTGTTTGCAGAAGGCACATGAAAACGCGGCTCTGGTCGATTTCGATTTCGATATCCTTCAAGACTTTATTTACGAAGGTGTGCGATCGAGTCTCGGTGGCGATGCTGGAATCTTGGACGCGTTTCAGCTTCAGGACGCGGACCCAGCGCAACATCGATACGGATAAGAGGCAACACCATGGCAGATATCCAGCTCTTTCCAAGGGAAAAGGTCGTTGGCATCTTCCGTGGCTTCCAGCAAGGTGGCTTGGAGTTCCACGCGGATTTGGTCTTACCGTATCGGAACGAGTTCCAGAACATTCCGATGCACGGGCAGTTTCTCCTCGTCCAATTGGAGACGCCCGATGAGGCTGTGTTAGGCCGCATAGCCTCCTTTTCGTCGGAGGGCAAGCTGTCTTTTGGCTCCGGCGAAGAATTCAATATTCGTGCAGTCCGCGAAGACCGGCCAATTCCTGAAGACCTGCGCGAGCAGTACCTCAAATACCGAGTCAACATCCGAGTGTTGGGTGTGTTGCGTAAGAATGGGAAAGGGCTGACCTTTGTCCCCTCGCATCGCCGGCTCCCCCATGTTGGTAGCAAGGTGGCTTTTCCGACTGATGATGTATTGCGTGAGATTGCTGGTCACAATATCGACGGGGCGCCCATTGGTCATCTGGCTTTCGGCGAATACATCTATGCAGCAGGTAGCAAGTCATTCCTGGAGCAAGAATGGATGCAGGTTGTTAGCCCAGAGGTACTGGTCCGGTTCCCGATCGAGTCACTGGTGTCTCGTCGAAGCTTTATTTTTGCTCGGGCGGGCTTCGGTAAATCCAATCTTAACAAGCTGCTGTTCTCGAAGCTCTATGAGACCACGCCATTCGTCACCAAACGCGCTGGCAAGCGAGTCCCCGTGGGTACGGTGATTTTCGACCCGGATGGCGAGTATTTTTGGCCTGACGACAAAGGGCGGCCCGGGCTCTGTGACGTTCCTGCTCTGGAGGACAAGATTGTCGTCTTCACTGATAAGAAGAGTAATAGTCCGTTTTACCAGTCGTTTGTGGCCGGTGGAATCAAGCTGGATATTCGTCGCCTACGTCCAGGTGACGTAATCTCGATTGCGCTCGGGCCTGAACGTCAAGAGCAGCAGAACGTTAGAAAGTTGCGCGGGCTTCCACAAGACCGGTGGGAGTCGTTGGTTAATCTGATCGACACCAACGGCAACACCACGCCGCTCGACGATATTTGCCGACTGCTCGATCTTGAGTACCCAAAGCAGGAGGCTGAAGCTCTAGCCGCCCGAGGAAATATGACAGCAATTGTGAGGATGCTGCATGATAAGAGCAGCCAACTCATGGACATGCTGGTTCATGCATTGTCCGAGGGGAAGCTATGCATCATCGACGTCTCGCAAATGCGTGGTGGACAGTCGTTGGTTCTTTCCGGGCTGGTCCTGCGCCGGATTTTCGATCGCAACCAGCAGGAATTTACTGCAGCCGATCCCAAGACAATCCCCACGATTGCCGTCGTCGAGGAGGCGCAGTCGGTGCTGAACGAGAATGCCCCAGCAGCCGAGCCCTACATCGCCTGGGTAAAAGAAGGTCGTAAGTACGATCTGGGCGCGCTGTTGATTACCCAGCAGCCAGGCAGTATTCCCGTCGAGATCCTCAGTCAGGGCGACAACTGGTTTGTCTTCCATCTGCTGTCGGCTGCAGATCTCACGACCCTGAAACGGGCCAACGCGCATTTCAGTGACGACTTGTTGAGCTCTCTACTCAACGAACCCATCCCAGGCCAAGGTGTATTTTGGAGCTCAGTGGGAGGCAAGCCCTATCCAGTCAGTCTCCGCGCCCTGTCGTTCGAAAAGATGTTCTCGATGCGGGACCATGACTACAATCAACCCGCTGGCAATACCTACGCCAAAACGCTGCGCAGCATCTTTTCCGGGATGAGGCAGCTCGCGACGACAGTCCGTATTCCCGAAGCTGAGAGCGTAGGTACTTTGTTTTCTGAAGAGGCTGAAGCCGAGCCGGTGGACATCATGGCAAGCATCGAACAGCGGGCTATCGACGCATTGCGAGCTGACGCCAGCCTGATCGCGAAGATCGAATCTACCGATGGAGTCGCATGGGGTTCGATCAAGGCGTTTTTCCTCGATCAGCTGCCGGAGCATCTGGATGACAGGGATAATTTAGCCTTTCGGCTTGTGAAGAAGGCGCTTGACCATTTCTATGGCCCACAAGGTCAAGGTTGGGAGCAATACCGTCATCCGATTCGCAACACTGCCTATGTCAGGAAGAGGAGTTAGGTAGTGTCCAGCGCACAAACGGCACTGAATGGAATCTGCCCGTATTTCACGATGTTCCCACTCGATTTTCCGCTCAACATTCTGAAGCGAAGAGCACGGGCAGGTGACGTCGTGCTTGATCCGTTCTGTGGCCGGGGCACCACCAATTTCGCCGCACGACTTGTCGGCCTCCGTTCCCTTGGGGTCGATTCCAGCCCGGTTGCCGCAGCCATTACCGCTTCGAAACTGGTGACCACAACCGTC
This region includes:
- a CDS encoding helix-turn-helix domain-containing protein, coding for MAADLKVGKRTIYRLVAAKDIPAFEIGGTRRFSHQEIEQWIKRQTQGRRATSISSLASSRTATCWFTGECSLTC
- a CDS encoding ATP-binding protein — protein: MADIQLFPREKVVGIFRGFQQGGLEFHADLVLPYRNEFQNIPMHGQFLLVQLETPDEAVLGRIASFSSEGKLSFGSGEEFNIRAVREDRPIPEDLREQYLKYRVNIRVLGVLRKNGKGLTFVPSHRRLPHVGSKVAFPTDDVLREIAGHNIDGAPIGHLAFGEYIYAAGSKSFLEQEWMQVVSPEVLVRFPIESLVSRRSFIFARAGFGKSNLNKLLFSKLYETTPFVTKRAGKRVPVGTVIFDPDGEYFWPDDKGRPGLCDVPALEDKIVVFTDKKSNSPFYQSFVAGGIKLDIRRLRPGDVISIALGPERQEQQNVRKLRGLPQDRWESLVNLIDTNGNTTPLDDICRLLDLEYPKQEAEALAARGNMTAIVRMLHDKSSQLMDMLVHALSEGKLCIIDVSQMRGGQSLVLSGLVLRRIFDRNQQEFTAADPKTIPTIAVVEEAQSVLNENAPAAEPYIAWVKEGRKYDLGALLITQQPGSIPVEILSQGDNWFVFHLLSAADLTTLKRANAHFSDDLLSSLLNEPIPGQGVFWSSVGGKPYPVSLRALSFEKMFSMRDHDYNQPAGNTYAKTLRSIFSGMRQLATTVRIPEAESVGTLFSEEAEAEPVDIMASIEQRAIDALRADASLIAKIESTDGVAWGSIKAFFLDQLPEHLDDRDNLAFRLVKKALDHFYGPQGQGWEQYRHPIRNTAYVRKRS